One window of Cucurbita pepo subsp. pepo cultivar mu-cu-16 chromosome LG19, ASM280686v2, whole genome shotgun sequence genomic DNA carries:
- the LOC111781233 gene encoding uncharacterized protein LOC111781233, whose product MAYRRRQGITRASTFKEEIHHPSDEIDHISISSSSSASSSLAAQAIRASAAARDPSHSSVYGSTSTFPPGHLRSKSFAGEKLTFKSEKSGFWGVLARKAKAILEEDDIPIEEETSRFHPTDSSTHSQEPCQSTDCNSKKSDNPAITTSLNQRGDTVEKPLEEGRSIMETKTVDIIQETGKLHIRRKSNNSEGLYPALNSPWQKSNMRSLEPQMQTHHETQLKASRDVAMATAAKAKVLLRELKTTKADLAFAKERCAQLEEENKILRENREKGDNRADDDLIRLQLETLLAEKARLAHGNSIYARENRFLREIVEYHQLTMQNVVYLDEGMEEVTEVYPMSTSPGTITKMLFSSVSPNSPTSPSFLSVSPLAAAMEDVPKEDSDGEEPTPTTVSEEEDTEKSLHEPF is encoded by the exons ATGGCGTACAGGAGGAGACAAGGAATTACGAGGGCTTCTACTTTCAAAGAGGAGATTCATCATCCTTCCGATGAGATTGATCACATTTccatctcttcttcctcttccgcCTCTTCTTCTCTTGCCGCTCAGGCGATCCGAGCTTCTGCTGCTGCTCGTGATCCTTCGCATTCCTCTGTCTATGGCAGTACCTCCACTTTTCCCCCTGGCCATTTACGATCCAAG AGTTTTGCTGGAGAGAAATTGACTTTCAAAAGTGAGAAATCAGGGTTCTGGGGCGTACTAGCTCGGAAAGCTAAGGCCATTCTCGAAGAAGATGACATACccatagaagaagaaacaagtaGGTTCCACCCCACTGATAGCTCAACCCATAGTCAG GAGCCATGTCAGTCTACTGATTGCAATTCAAAGAAATCGGACAATCCTGCAATCACAACTTCGCTTAATCAACGTGGGGACACAGTTGAAAAGCCACTTGAG GAAGGTCGCTCAATTATGGAAACTAAGACTGTAGACATCATTCAAGAAACTGGCAAACTGCATATTAGGAGAAAGAGCAACAATTCTGAAGGATTATATCCAGCTTTGAACAGTCCATGGCAGAAATCGAATATGCGTTCTCTAGAACCACAGATGCAAACTCATCATGAAACTCAACTGAAGGCATCTCGAGAC GTGGCGATGGCGACAGCAGCCAAAGCCAAAGTATTACTTCGGGAGCTGAAAACCACTAAAGCAGATCTGGCTTTTGCTAAAGAAAGATGTGCACAATtagaggaagaaaacaaaatactgAGGGAAAACCGCGAGAAGGGAGACAATCGTGCAGATGATGACTTG ATTCGGCTTCAACTGGAGACTCTTTTGGCTGAGAAGGCTCGTTTGGCGCATGGGAATTCAATATATGCTCGGGAGAACCGTTTCTTAAGGGAAATTGTAGAGTACCACCAACTGACCATGCAGAACGTGGTTTACTTAGATGAAGGAATGGAAGAAGTTACAGAAGTGTATCCCATGTCCACCTCTCCAGGGACCATCACCAAGATGCTTTTTAGTTCGGTGTCCCCAAACTCTCCAACCTCACCTTCATTTCTCTCTG TGAGTCCACTAGCAGCAGCCATGGAAGATGTTCCAAAGGAAGACAGTGATGGAGAAGAGCCAACTCCCACAACAGTTTCTGAGGAAGAAGATACAGAAAAAAGCCTCCATGAGCCTTTCTAA